CGACCTCGACGTACGGCTGGGAGCGGCCGAGGGCCCGGACACCGCACAGCGGCTGCCGTACGCGCTGGCAGTCGCGGCCTGGCTGCTGGAGCGGACCGGGTGGTCCGACGCCCCGGTCGAGGGTCTCGGCGTGGGGGAGTCGTGCCCGCCCGAGCTGTGCGCGCGGACCGGAAGGGACGTCGCTGCCCGGGACGAGCGGGTCGCCCTGCTGGTGATGGGCGACGCGAGCGCGTGCCGGACGGTCAAGGCCCCGGGCTATCTGGACGAACGGGCGGCGCCCTTCGACGCGGAGGTCGCACGCGCGCTCGGCGCGGCCGACCTGGCGGCCCTCACCACGCTGGACACGGGACTGGCACACGAGCTGAAGGTCTCCGGCAGGGCCCCCTGGCAAGTCCTGGCGGGGGCGGCCGACGGCGCGGACCTCGGCGGCTCCCTGCTGTACGAGGACGCGCCCTACGGCGTGGGGTACGTCGTCGCCGCCTGGTCGTAGAGCGGGGCGGCGGAGCGCGGGAAGCGACCGTGTGGTCGTGGACCGGGCGGCAGGGAGTGGGAACGGCGGACGGCCGGGAGCTGGGTGCTCCGCGGCCGTCCGACGATGTGCCTCAGTGTGCCGATGTGCGCAGAGAACCGTTGCTGGGTGCACGGAATCTGCTGCGCCGATGCGCGCTCAGGAGGTGGGCGGTGGTGCCTCCGGAGGCGGAGTGCCGCCCGTGTCCCGCGGCGGAGCCGTCCGTCCGGTGCCGGGCGGCGGTGTCGTGCGGTCCGGGCCGGGTGTCGTCGTGGCGTCCGTGCCGGACGCCGTCGTGCCGCCCGGGTCCGGTGCGGTGTCGCCATGGTGGGTGAGTCGGTCCATGGCGCCCTTGGCCCGGCCCGTGCCCGACTGGATCCTGTCGCTGTACTTGCCCTTGGTCGTCTTGTCGACGGCCTGCGCGGCCTTGTCGAGA
The Streptomyces tuirus genome window above contains:
- a CDS encoding class III extradiol dioxygenase subunit B-like domain-containing protein; this translates as MLVAAAVCPCPPLLVPEVAAGAATELDAARAACTDALGVLAAARPGRLVVVGPVDGAGAEAYPEGTAGSFRGFGVDLDVRLGAAEGPDTAQRLPYALAVAAWLLERTGWSDAPVEGLGVGESCPPELCARTGRDVAARDERVALLVMGDASACRTVKAPGYLDERAAPFDAEVARALGAADLAALTTLDTGLAHELKVSGRAPWQVLAGAADGADLGGSLLYEDAPYGVGYVVAAWS
- a CDS encoding antitoxin; translated protein: MGLMDNVKAKLGPAKGKVSDLAQRHEGKIHHGLDKAAQAVDKTTKGKYSDRIQSGTGRAKGAMDRLTHHGDTAPDPGGTTASGTDATTTPGPDRTTPPPGTGRTAPPRDTGGTPPPEAPPPTS